From Magnetovibrio sp. PR-2, a single genomic window includes:
- a CDS encoding transglutaminase-like cysteine peptidase: protein MPLLAPETRCSTQPRSLLRGLCFVVLGVWLFTCADALAAAEPSFFDTTAKKSTKMKAFKKWNSALERYTREKAAQKEGKCGDKEMNKCNFEKWIKFLKGLKGKKLVIQIREINDYMNRAPYITDPVNWGKKDYWATPGEFMSKFGDCEDYAIAKYMSLRLLGYNEDDLRVVAVKDLNLKIGHAILVVFYKGKPYVLDNQIKQVMPASKIKHYLPVFSINQSAWWKHIPAG, encoded by the coding sequence ATGCCGCTTCTTGCGCCAGAAACACGGTGTTCAACCCAGCCCCGCAGCCTCTTGCGGGGGTTGTGCTTCGTTGTGCTTGGCGTGTGGCTGTTCACGTGTGCAGACGCGCTTGCGGCTGCCGAACCCAGCTTTTTCGACACCACGGCAAAAAAATCCACCAAAATGAAAGCGTTTAAGAAGTGGAACAGCGCGTTGGAACGCTACACCCGCGAAAAAGCCGCGCAGAAAGAGGGAAAGTGCGGCGACAAAGAGATGAACAAATGTAATTTTGAGAAATGGATCAAGTTTCTCAAAGGCCTAAAGGGCAAAAAGCTGGTCATCCAAATTCGCGAGATCAACGACTATATGAACCGTGCGCCCTACATCACCGACCCGGTGAATTGGGGTAAAAAAGACTACTGGGCGACGCCCGGCGAATTTATGTCGAAGTTCGGTGATTGTGAGGACTACGCCATCGCCAAATACATGTCGTTGCGGTTGCTCGGCTATAATGAAGACGATTTGCGCGTGGTGGCGGTGAAAGATCTCAACCTGAAAATCGGTCACGCGATCTTGGTGGTGTTTTACAAGGGAAAGCCCTACGTTTTGGACAATCAAATCAAACAGGTCATGCCTGCGTCCAAAATAAAGCACTACTTACCGGTGTTTTCCATCAACCAAAGTGCGTGGTGGAAGCACATCCCGGCAGGCTAA
- a CDS encoding HD domain-containing phosphohydrolase, protein MPDDVSENTDNEEREKKLENVKRPMNKFVFIGLILMIAAVGGSIFAAFKFVEDERARSLQEWQIRLGIVGDSRSAAINDWIDDNFSTMRELAENASLQLYMSEIAAAKNPTAVEEDPMMAELGGDELEAEMEGDDPFGGSAGEAEATYLRNILTATAERTGFKPPVEAAAVSANIERAGVAGLGLIDAEGMPVASSPGMPPMIGRLKEAGLKALQGEPQVIDIYIGSSGLPTIGFALPVYGIQDDSGAKGIGAVIGMKIVDETLYSKLVQPGETSETSETYLVRRQGATIEYLSPLADGTPPLKRKLALDTPNLAGAYAVETPGGFAVKRDYHGEEVLMSSRSIAGAPWSLIRKINYVEALAETETRLNTLMTVFILIIVGVTVAVFAVWRHGSSLRATQAAQNFKVSSERFENLSKFMNLISNAQPAGIVSVGRDTVYTYANEPAAKFAGIKAEDMLGKTMAAVIGPIQANVYAEINDKIIKEFKHNEDRDACREMHINTFGDDDDDEQEDLLVIKSDHIPLRGDLDHEPGVLMILEDITELTRERRRSEKMLRQLIDTLVSVVDRRDPFSANHSSHVAEVARAIAEEMHLDEVTAKTVDIAGSLMNLGKIFIPAELLTKTGDLTPEERQTLMSSYLVSVDLLQDVTFEGPVVDTIRDMGETWDGHGPLGKTEEDILISARILAVANAFVGMASARAYRDAMPFEKVSDILLGDTGSKFDRKPVSALINFLENREGKDKWAHYRVRPKLERDENPLE, encoded by the coding sequence GTGCCTGACGACGTGAGCGAAAATACCGACAACGAAGAGCGTGAAAAGAAGCTCGAGAACGTCAAACGGCCTATGAACAAGTTTGTTTTCATCGGCTTGATCTTGATGATCGCTGCGGTTGGCGGCTCAATTTTTGCGGCCTTCAAATTCGTCGAAGATGAACGCGCCCGCTCCTTGCAGGAATGGCAAATTCGTTTGGGCATTGTGGGGGATTCCCGCTCCGCCGCCATCAACGACTGGATCGACGACAATTTCTCTACCATGCGCGAACTGGCGGAAAACGCGTCGCTGCAGCTCTATATGAGCGAAATTGCCGCGGCCAAAAACCCCACCGCAGTCGAAGAAGACCCGATGATGGCGGAACTGGGCGGCGATGAGTTGGAAGCCGAAATGGAAGGCGACGACCCGTTTGGCGGCAGCGCAGGCGAAGCCGAGGCCACGTATCTGCGCAATATCTTGACCGCAACAGCGGAGCGCACCGGGTTTAAACCGCCCGTAGAGGCAGCTGCCGTATCCGCCAACATCGAACGCGCAGGCGTCGCTGGTTTGGGCCTGATTGACGCTGAGGGCATGCCTGTGGCGTCTTCTCCGGGCATGCCGCCGATGATTGGCCGTTTGAAAGAAGCCGGGCTCAAAGCCCTTCAAGGTGAGCCGCAGGTGATCGACATTTACATCGGCTCTTCCGGTCTGCCGACCATCGGCTTTGCCTTGCCCGTCTATGGCATTCAAGACGACAGCGGCGCCAAAGGCATTGGTGCTGTCATCGGCATGAAAATCGTCGATGAGACGCTCTATTCTAAACTGGTGCAGCCGGGCGAGACATCCGAAACGTCGGAAACGTATCTGGTGCGCAGACAAGGGGCGACCATTGAATACCTCTCCCCCCTGGCTGACGGCACGCCGCCGCTAAAGCGCAAGCTGGCCTTGGACACCCCGAACTTAGCTGGGGCCTACGCCGTCGAAACTCCGGGCGGCTTTGCCGTCAAGCGCGATTACCATGGCGAAGAAGTCTTGATGTCTTCGCGTTCCATCGCAGGTGCGCCGTGGTCATTGATCCGCAAGATCAATTACGTCGAAGCCTTGGCAGAAACGGAAACCCGTCTCAACACCTTGATGACGGTGTTTATCTTGATCATCGTTGGTGTAACCGTCGCTGTGTTTGCGGTGTGGCGACACGGCTCGTCGTTGCGTGCGACACAGGCCGCGCAAAACTTTAAGGTTTCGTCTGAACGGTTCGAGAACCTGTCGAAATTCATGAACCTGATTTCCAACGCACAGCCCGCAGGCATCGTCTCTGTGGGGCGTGACACGGTCTACACCTACGCCAACGAACCGGCTGCGAAGTTCGCCGGCATTAAAGCCGAAGACATGCTGGGCAAAACCATGGCAGCTGTCATTGGCCCGATCCAAGCCAACGTCTACGCCGAAATCAACGACAAGATCATCAAAGAGTTCAAACACAACGAAGACCGCGATGCTTGCCGGGAAATGCACATCAACACGTTTGGGGATGATGATGATGACGAACAAGAGGATCTGTTGGTGATCAAGTCCGATCACATCCCTTTGCGTGGTGACCTCGATCACGAACCCGGCGTGTTGATGATCTTGGAAGACATCACCGAACTCACCCGCGAAAGGCGGCGTTCGGAAAAAATGCTGCGCCAATTGATCGACACGCTGGTCAGCGTGGTTGATCGCCGCGATCCGTTCTCCGCCAACCACTCATCCCACGTCGCCGAAGTCGCCCGCGCCATCGCCGAAGAAATGCACTTAGACGAAGTCACAGCCAAGACCGTCGATATCGCAGGCAGCTTGATGAACCTGGGCAAAATCTTTATTCCGGCCGAACTGCTCACCAAAACGGGCGACCTGACCCCAGAAGAACGCCAGACCCTGATGTCGAGCTATTTGGTGTCTGTGGACTTACTCCAAGACGTGACCTTTGAAGGTCCCGTGGTGGACACCATCCGCGATATGGGCGAAACCTGGGACGGCCACGGCCCCTTAGGCAAAACTGAAGAAGACATCCTGATATCCGCTCGTATCCTGGCCGTCGCCAACGCCTTTGTCGGCATGGCGTCGGCGCGTGCTTATCGCGATGCCATGCCGTTTGAAAAAGTCTCCGATATTTTGTTGGGGGATACGGGCAGCAAGTTTGACAGGAAGCCTGTTTCCGCTTTGATCAATTTCTTGGAAAACCGCGAAGGCAAAGACAAGTGGGCACACTACCGCGTGCGTCCAAAACTGGAACGCGACGAAAACCCGCTGGAATAG
- a CDS encoding tetratricopeptide repeat protein: MELNVTLRPQKKKTKPSKAVLDLLKSRAKGYEKDKDFAQAAEMWKLLSEHRPSYAYGWSRLGHNLYLAGAFDDARPALERAVKLNPDARMAHLMLSALLFRHGEEQAGRSVITDFYQRVPLKAGKGVDGKTPSLLRVDGVTGVRPLTGPVPKTPYVRRRGGHFQTKHLFKDEVIPRHYLTMASSQAPNVAIPQDVGLILNTIADPDIEDEALLGLEHFLEGYNGPIINRPAAVRATTRDENHFRFKDAEDIEFPGTLRLHKDKQSAQELDKQIHKNGIQYPYIFRIAGLHKGQGLVLVRTLSDLDQFLARYPAPADIYAIQFIDVRHLDGYFHKYRMFSIDGALYPVVCHIDTEWMVHGRNRMTLMKHHPWMMHHEEAFMNDPRAHLGPSVMGKVEALAKQIDLEFFGFDFAIHEDGRVLIYELNPAMRHKYDYADTFPYMRPGLERITQAFTDMVHKHLT; encoded by the coding sequence ATGGAACTGAATGTCACCCTACGCCCACAGAAGAAAAAAACAAAGCCGTCCAAGGCCGTTTTGGATCTGCTGAAAAGCCGGGCCAAGGGGTATGAAAAAGATAAGGATTTCGCTCAAGCCGCTGAGATGTGGAAGCTACTGAGTGAGCATCGCCCAAGCTACGCCTATGGCTGGTCGCGGTTGGGGCACAATCTTTATCTCGCTGGCGCTTTCGACGATGCCCGCCCTGCCCTTGAGCGCGCGGTTAAGCTGAACCCGGATGCTCGCATGGCGCACTTGATGCTGTCCGCCCTCTTATTTCGCCACGGTGAAGAACAGGCTGGACGATCCGTCATAACCGATTTTTACCAGCGCGTCCCCCTGAAAGCCGGGAAAGGTGTGGACGGCAAAACCCCATCTCTTTTGCGCGTCGACGGCGTGACGGGTGTGCGCCCCCTCACGGGACCCGTCCCCAAAACGCCTTACGTGCGCCGACGTGGCGGACACTTTCAGACCAAACATCTGTTCAAAGACGAAGTCATCCCCCGCCATTACTTAACCATGGCCTCCAGCCAAGCGCCCAACGTCGCCATTCCTCAGGACGTTGGTTTGATCCTCAACACCATTGCCGATCCCGACATTGAAGACGAAGCCTTGTTGGGGCTGGAGCATTTTCTTGAAGGCTATAACGGGCCCATCATCAATCGTCCCGCAGCCGTGCGCGCCACCACACGCGACGAGAATCACTTCCGCTTTAAAGACGCTGAAGACATTGAGTTCCCGGGCACCCTGAGACTTCACAAGGACAAACAATCCGCACAAGAGCTCGACAAACAAATCCACAAGAACGGCATCCAATACCCCTACATTTTTCGCATCGCCGGACTTCACAAAGGCCAAGGTTTGGTCTTGGTCAGAACGCTGAGCGACTTAGACCAGTTCCTGGCAAGGTACCCTGCTCCTGCCGACATCTACGCCATTCAGTTCATCGATGTGCGTCATTTGGACGGCTACTTTCACAAGTACCGCATGTTTAGCATCGACGGCGCCCTCTACCCGGTCGTCTGCCACATCGACACGGAATGGATGGTGCATGGACGAAACCGCATGACGTTGATGAAACACCACCCGTGGATGATGCATCATGAAGAAGCCTTCATGAACGACCCGCGCGCGCACTTAGGCCCTTCGGTCATGGGTAAGGTCGAGGCATTGGCCAAACAGATCGATTTAGAGTTTTTTGGCTTCGACTTCGCCATACACGAAGACGGCCGCGTTTTGATCTACGAGCTCAACCCCGCCATGCGCCACAAATACGACTACGCCGACACCTTCCCCTACATGCGCCCGGGGTTGGAGCGCATCACCCAAGCCTTTACCGACATGGTGCATAAACACCTCACATAA